Within the bacterium genome, the region CGGACTGTTGCGGCGGGAGGCGGAAAGTGGAGTTGGTTCCATCTCGGGGGCGGGCGTCGTTCGGCCTCGATTTTTCCGCCTTCTGATCGCCCGTTTCAATCGGGAGATGGGTTCTTTTTCGATGCCGGGATGCGGCTGGGGCACTACTGCGGCGATGTGGGTTGTTGCGGTTCGTTTGGCGAGCCCGGAGTGGAGCGCAAGGCGCAATGGAATGCCATCCAGGCAGGGCTGGCGGAAGCGTTGGAAACCATCAGGGCGGGGGTCAAGCCCTCGGAGATTTTCCGCGCCGCCGTGGCGGGTGCGAAAAAGGCCGGATTACCGAATTACAACGGCGCATTCTGCGGCCATACGATAGGCATCGAAGCCCGAGAGCTTCCCTATACGCTCAGCGAGCCAACCCCGCTGAGCGATCCGTTTCTTCCCGAGTCGTCGGATATCCCTTTTCCGGCGGGAGCCGTGCTCTCAGTCGAACTGCCTTCGGGAAAATTTGGCGAGGGCGGAGTGCACGCGGAATATACTGTTCTTGTCACCGAGACTGGGATGGAGCATCTCGGAGCGGCGAAGCGAGAGCATTTCGTGGTTTAGGGTTGCCCGCAGTTCAATTTGACGCTTCAGAACGATTTCACCGAAAGCGCATCACTCAACTCGGAGATTTGTACTTGAGCAGCGCGGACCCCGTCCTGTCCAAAAATTCATCTGAATCCTAGATCCCTTGAATTTCCCCATATTTCTCAATAATCTTGTGTTTCATCGTAATCATATCTAGCGGGCATTCGACCTGGCATGTCTGCCGCAAGGTCGTGGTCAGTTGAGATACGCTCAATCTTCTGCCAACTTGAACAGCTTGAGCGCGTTGGTGCGCCCGATTTTCACGCGGTCGGCCTCGCTTATGGTGGCATCGTCGAACCAAAGCGCCGCGTCACCCACACCCTCGAACGGATAATCGATGGCAAAAAGAATGCGGTCGGCGCCAATTTCCAAGATCGCGTCGATCATGGTCTGGGTGCGGAAATTGCCCGACGTGGTGAGGTAGAAATTCTCGCTGAAATATTCGGCGATGTTCCGCTTGGCGGGATAGCGGGGAGGCCGCTTGGTCCAGCCGTTGCGGTTGTCGATGCGCCACAGGCTATAGGGGATGCCTTCTCCCAGATGTCCGAGGATGATCTTAAGTTTAGGATAGGCGTCGAACAGGCCCGAGCACATGAGGCGCAGCGCGTGGACCGCTGTTTCTTGTCCGAAGGCCCAGGTCGGACCCATCAGCCAGGGATGGCCATCATAAATCTGCGCCATCGAGGGAAGCGGGTCCCTGGGGTGGAGGTAGAAGGGAACCCCGAGCCTTTCGACGACTTCCCAGAACGGCCAATATTGTTCGAGATCGAGATAGACGGCGCTGTTGTTATCACCGATCTGGGAAAATCCGTTGACCAGCGCTCCCCGGAAACCGAGGTCGTTGACGGAGCGTTCCAGTTCCCTGGCCGCGGCCTCCGGGTCCTGCAAGGGAAGGGCGGCGAGACCGGCGAAGCGGTCGGGCCGCTTGGCGACCTCTTCGGCGAGAAAATCGTTGGATCTCCTGGCCACTTCGATCGCGCGCTGGGTGTCCGGTATGGCTTGGACGGCGGGTGCGTTAAGTGACAGGATCATCATCTCGACCCCGAACTCGTTCATGAAATCAATGCGCTTTTGCTGAATGTCAAAAAGCCGGCTCTTCAATTCCGACCAGATGCTCTCGCCCAGGAACCGGGAAGAATCCTGGATCGTCTCGTCGATGGCGAAATGTTCCTCGACCCCTATCTTTGCCTTCATGATTTTCTCCCCTGACCGTGGCGGCAATAAAAAGGGAGGCACATACCGAGTACGTGCTTCCCTTCAACGTGTATTCTCATGCTGAAGATAGTCCGCCACCGATTCCAAATATGTTATCCCGTCCTGTCCAAAAACCCAAACGAACCAAAATTCCCTGTATAAGAGCCTTTTGAGTTTTGATCAGTCCATGGAGGTAGCTTTTGCGGAGGCCAACGGCAAGGCGACGAAAAACCTGAATTCAGGCTAGAATTATCAATTCGCCATGCACAGGCTTGTCGAGTTGTCGGTACTGAATCGCCTCGGCCAGATGCGCCGAGGCGATGTCGTTCTCGCCTGTGCATGGTAAATTACTAATTCGCCATGCACATGGCATTTCCTAGCTGATGGGAAATTTTGCCAGAAACTTATCGAGTTCATCCATCAAGGCTTCTGTCGCGTCCCATACCGGAAAATGGCCGGAGCCCGGAAGGATGGTCCGCGTGCAGTTGGGGATGCGCTCCAGATACACATCGCTGAAATCCAGGGGCCCCGGGTCATTTTCGCCGTAGCAAATCCAGGTGGGTACGCTGATTTCCGAAAGACGCCCGGTCAGGTCCGGCATGGTGAACAGTGCGTTCGCCGTCGCGGCATAGGTCTCCGGTGTATTTTTCAAAAACCGCGTTTTATATTCTTCCGCGAGCGGCCCTTCGAGCATTTTTGGAGGCAGAAGCCTCCGAAATTCATTGTGGTTGAAGACAGCCTCCATCCCCTCCTTGATGGAAAGCTGGTGAAGCACCTCAAAATGCTCCCGGTAGGCGCCGGAGGGCGCTCCCGCCGAGGAGGAAACAAGCATTAGCCGATGGAGCCGGTCGCTATGCTCGATGGCGAAGAGGGTCCCGGTTCGACCGCCCATGCTGTGACCGAGGAAGTCCACCTTCTCCAGCCCCAGCGCATCGAGAAACCCGAGCAAATCGTCCGCGAAATCCTGAATGTGGTATGGGCCGGGCGGTTTGTCCGAA harbors:
- a CDS encoding amidohydrolase family protein, which gives rise to MKAKIGVEEHFAIDETIQDSSRFLGESIWSELKSRLFDIQQKRIDFMNEFGVEMMILSLNAPAVQAIPDTQRAIEVARRSNDFLAEEVAKRPDRFAGLAALPLQDPEAAARELERSVNDLGFRGALVNGFSQIGDNNSAVYLDLEQYWPFWEVVERLGVPFYLHPRDPLPSMAQIYDGHPWLMGPTWAFGQETAVHALRLMCSGLFDAYPKLKIILGHLGEGIPYSLWRIDNRNGWTKRPPRYPAKRNIAEYFSENFYLTTSGNFRTQTMIDAILEIGADRILFAIDYPFEGVGDAALWFDDATISEADRVKIGRTNALKLFKLAED
- a CDS encoding alpha/beta fold hydrolase is translated as MPTLSVNGINLHYLVRGEGPPIILSHGFQNSGFAFTPVLDRLAERFQVYALDKRGHGDSDKPPGPYHIQDFADDLLGFLDALGLEKVDFLGHSMGGRTGTLFAIEHSDRLHRLMLVSSSAGAPSGAYREHFEVLHQLSIKEGMEAVFNHNEFRRLLPPKMLEGPLAEEYKTRFLKNTPETYAATANALFTMPDLTGRLSEISVPTWICYGENDPGPLDFSDVYLERIPNCTRTILPGSGHFPVWDATEALMDELDKFLAKFPIS